One Acanthopagrus latus isolate v.2019 chromosome 12, fAcaLat1.1, whole genome shotgun sequence genomic region harbors:
- the sec31a gene encoding protein transport protein Sec31A isoform X4, whose product MKLKEINRTAIQSWSPAQHHPIYLATGTSAQQLDASFSTSASLEFFQLDLTDPSLDMKSCGSFSSSHRYHKLVWGPYGMDGGAHPSGVLIAGGENGNVILYDPAKIMAGQSDVIIAESEKHTGPVRALDVNPFQTNLVASGGNESEIYIWDMNNFGSPMAPGPKTQPLEDISCVSWNRQVQHILASASPSGRASVWDLRKNDLIIKVSDHSNRMHCSGLAWNPEVATQLVVASEDDRLPVIQMWDLRFATSPLKILENHTRGVLAIAWSLADPELLLSCGKDSRILCWNPNTGEVLYELPTSSQWCFDIQWCPRNPAVLSAAGFDGHIDIYSIMGGSNQAQSQRHADQISTSFGNMDPFGTGQTLPPLQLPQTTAPRATVTPLKKPPKWIRRPVGASFAFGGKLVSLENMKPNPQQPTAHVVHVSQVVTETAFLQRSEQLQATLSAGGFVDFCQEKIDAAANEFEKTLWSFLKANFESDVRSKYLELLGYNKEELALKISAALEEKPADPPQVEAPAPPAVLQPLPELSFVPPADTPEAAFDLIAAANPHQEATLDLDSTPEAAFDLIAAANPQPEATLDLDSTPEAAFDMIAAANLQPDAAPELDSTLDPETEEPAAADPEDAATNELEENVDLVLPEEEEIPLEEETVAPVEEEASPAETLAPVEQPTEAPEPELAPSPAPALVPSPSPALVPSPSPAPANAGGVSLSISQDVDGLITQALLTGDFEGAVELCLHDNRMADSIILAIAGGAELLEKTQKKYFTKTHSKITKLISAVVMKDWHDVLNTCELQNWKEALAAVMTYAQPEEFSSLCDVLGDRLEAAEDAQLQAQACLCYICAGNVEKLVSCWTRAQDGRCPLSLQDLVEKVVVLRRAVEQTQRSGPAAIGVLLAEKMSQYANLLASQGSLSTAITYLPDNTNQVAVQQLRERLRRALGQQPEAPAAPAQTQRARPHQPGPTQAAPRHPFTPIQPVMVPQPPAAAPAPVPAPAASAPAQPQYYQPVEQSNPMYGMPPAGSAAAPQPSSTPAYMFSHQYQPYPQVSQYPPGAGGVSVYQPLQYSSSAAAPPPAEPPGFLSQYTQPVPSQPPPPVYPGQPPINQCLSSSAPPYFPTSSSSSSSSSFSAPPSSGASFQHGGPGSPVSYMPPPPPPAGGVSGTQLESDPGLIPASQRTGPQNGWNDPPALSRALKKKPVQQTYTPPAPITSPIMAPLGADPQAQPVPSGAPQAMIQGPHGAQVPYSGMQQQQQQQQFSPPPMNPAMPKTSMEGAPGAPTGDVIQPLQSIPAEKIMKKPIPDEHQVLKTTFEGLIQKCLAVATDPQTKRKLDDANKRLEALYDKLREQTLSPAIVGGLHNIARSIESRSYTEGLNIHTHIVSSSNFSETSAFMPVLKVVLTQANKLGV is encoded by the exons acaaaCCTGGTTGCATCAGGTGGGAATGAGTCTGAAATCTATATCTGGGATATGAATAACTTCGGCTCTCCAATGGCACCAGGACCCAAAACACAG CCTCTGGAGGACATCAGCTGCGTGTCGTGGAACCGACAGGTCCAACACATCCTGGCCTCTGCCAGCCCGAGTGGCCGGGCCTCAGTGTGGGACCTCCGCAAGAACGACCTCATCATTAAAGTCAGCGACCACAGCAACAGA atgcatTGCTCGGGGCTGGCCTGGAACCCAGAAGTTGCCACTCAGCTGGTCGTGGCCTCGGAGGACGACCGGCTGCCGGTCATccagatgtgggacttacgtTTTGCTACCTCTCCTCTGAAGATTTTAGAGAATCACACACG GGGTGTCCTGGCCATCGCCTGGAGCTTGGCTGatcctgagctgctgctgagctgcggGAAGGACAGCAGGATCCTGTGCTGGAATCCAAACACAGGAGag GTGTTGTACGAGTTGCCCACCAGCAGTCAGTGGTGCTTTGACATCCAGTGGTGCCCCAGGAACCCCGCGGTGCTGTCGGCTGCAGGCTTCGACGGACACATTGATATCTACTCCATCATGGGAGGCAGCAACCAGGCGCAGAGCCAGAGACACGCCGACCAG ATCAGTACCTCGTTTGGGAACATGGATCCTTTTGGGACGGGGCAGACTTTGCCCCCGCTGCAGCTTCCCCAGACAACCGCCCCTCGAGCCACAGTCACCCCGCTGAAGAAGCCTCCGAAGTGGATCCGCCGACCCGTCGGAGCCTCGTTCGCT TTTGGTGGGAAGCTGGTATCTTTGGAGAACATGAAGCCGAACCCTCAGCAGCCCACTGCTCACGTCGTTCACGTCAGCCAGGTCGTTACAGAAACAGCCTTCCTGCAGCGCTCGGAGCAGCTGCAGGCGACTCTGAGCGCCGGAGGCTTCGTGGATTTCTGCCAGGAAAAGATCGACGCGGCTGCAAATGAGTTTGAAAAGACTCTGTGGTCCTTCCTGAAG gcTAATTTTGAAAGTGACGTTCGCAGCAAATACCTGGAACTTCTGGGGTACAACAAAGAGGAGCTAGCCTTAAAG aTTTCTGCAGCACTAGAGGAAAAACCTGCCGACCCTCCGCAG GTGGAGGCGCCTGCTCCTCCAGCCGTCCTGCAGCCTTTACCGGAGCTCAGCTTTGTGCCTCCTGCTGACACTCCTGAGGCAGCGTTCGACCTGATCGCTGCTGCCAACCCTCACCAAGAAGCCACACTGGACCTGGACTCCACTCCCGAGGCAGCGTTCGACCTGATCGCTGCTGCAAACCCTCAACCAGAAGCCACACTGGACCTGGACTCCACTCCCGAGGCAGCGTTCGACATGATCGCTGCTGCAAACCTTCAGCCAGACGCTGCACCAGAGCTCGACTCCACTCTTGACCCAGAGACCGaagagccagcagcagcagatcctgAGGACGCAGCGACCAACGAACTGGAAGAAAATGTGGACTTAGTTCTccctgaggaagaggagatccCCTTGGAGGAG GAGACAGTGGCgccagtggaggaggaggccagtCCTGCTGAGACTTTGGCTCCAGTTGAGCAGCCCACCGAGgctccagaaccagaacttGCTCCATCTCCGGCTCCAGCTCTGGTTCCGTCTCCTTCCCCTGCTCTTGTTCCGTCTCCGTCTCCAGCTCCAGCTAACGCAGGAGGAGTCAGTCTCAGCATCAGTCAAG ATGTGGACGGGCTGATCACTCAGGCTCTGCTGACCGGAGACTTTGAGGGGGCCGTGGAGCTCTGTCTCCATGACAACCGGATGGCAGACAGCATCATCCTGGCCATCGCCGGAGGAGCCGAGCTCTTAGAGAAAACCCAGAAGAAGTAtttcaccaaaacacacagcaagatAACCAAG CTGATCAGCGCCGTGGTGATGAAGGACTGGCACGACGTCCTGAACACGTGCGAGCTGCAGAACTGGAAGGAGGCGCTGGCTGCCGTCATGACCTACGCTCAGCCCGAGGagttctcctccctctgtg ATGTCCTCGGGGACCGactggaggcagcagaggacGCCCAGCTGCAGGCTCAGGCCTGTCTGTGTTACATCTGTGCCGGAAATGTGGAGAAACTGGTGTCTTGCTGGACCAGAGCGCAGGACGGACGGTGTCCACTGTCTCTCCAG GACCTGGTGGAGAAGGTGGTGGTGCTGCGTCGGGCCGTGGAGCAGACTCAGCGCTCGGGTCCGGCTGCTATCGGCGTCCTGCTGGCTGAGAAGATGAGCCAGTACGCCAACCTGCTGGCCTCCCAGGGCAGCCTGTCCACCGCCATCACCTACCTGCCTGACAACACCAACCAG GTTGCCGTGCAGCAGCTCCGGGAGCGTCTCCGTCGGGCTCTGGGGCAGCAGCCGGAGGCTCCGGCAGCTCCGGCACAAACCCAGAGAGCTCGGCCTCATCAGCCCGGCCCGACTCAGGCTGCTCCCCGCCATCCGTTCACCCCGATCCAGCCCGTCATGGTGCCTCAGCCCCCCGCGGCAGCTCCAGCACCCGTTCCTGCACCGGCTGCCTCGGCGCCAGCTCAGCCGCAGTATTACCAGCCA gTGGAGCAGTCAAACCCGATGTACGGGATGCCTCCCGCCGGCTCAGCTGCTGCACCTCAACCCTCCTCCACTCCTGCTTACATGTTCTCCCATCAGTACCAGC CCTACCCCCAGGTCAGCCAGTACCCACCTGGAGCTGGTGGGGTGTCAGTCTATCAGCCTCTTCAGtactcctcctctgctgctgctcctcctcctgcggaGCCTCCTGGCTTCCTCTCTCAGTACACTCAGCCCGTCCCCTCTCAGCCGCCACCTCCGGTCTATCCCGGACAGCCTCCTATCAACCAGTgcctgtcctcctctgctcctccttactttccaacctcctcctcctcctcctcctcttcctccttctccgctCCGCCGTCCTCCGGAGCATCTTTCCAGCATGGCGGTCCAGGATCTCCTGTGTCGTAcatgcctcctcctcctcctccagcaggcGGAGTCTCAGGTACACAGCTTGAGTCCGACCCCGGGCTGATCCCCGCCTCCCAGAGAACAG gacCTCAGAACGGCTGGAACGACCCTCCGGCTCTGAGCAGAGCGCTGAAGAAGAAG CCGGTGCAACAGACCTACACCCCTCCTGCCCCCATCACCTCTCCCATCATGGCTCCACTGGGCGCCGACCCTCAGGCCCAGCCGGTGCCCTCGGGGGCCCCTCAGGCCATGATCCAGGGCCCACATGGTGCCCAGGTCCCTTACTCaggcatgcagcagcagcagcagcagcagcagttctcCCCTCCACCCATGAACCCTGCGATGCCCAAGACCAGCATGGAGGGAGCACCAGGAGCTCCGACAGGAGACGTTATACAG CCTCTGCAGTCGATCCCCGCTGAGAAGATCATGAAGAAGCCCATCCCCGACGAGCACCAGGTCCTGAAGACCACCTTCGAGGGGCTGATTCAGAAGTGCTTGGCTGTAGCTACCGACCCC caaACTAAGAGGAAGCTCGACGACGCCAACAAACGTCTGGAGGCGCTCTACGACAAACTCAGAGAGCAGACG CTCTCTCCCGCCATTGTCGGAGGTCTTCACAACATAGCCCGGAGTATAGAGTCCAGATCCTACACGGAGGGCCTCAACATCCACACCCACAtagtcagcagcagcaacttcaGCGAGACGTCAGCCTTCATGCCCGTTCTCAAGGTGGTGCTGACACAAGCCAACAAACTGGGAGTCTGA
- the sec31a gene encoding protein transport protein Sec31A isoform X3, with amino-acid sequence MKLKEINRTAIQSWSPAQHHPIYLATGTSAQQLDASFSTSASLEFFQLDLTDPSLDMKSCGSFSSSHRYHKLVWGPYGMDGGAHPSGVLIAGGENGNVILYDPAKIMAGQSDVIIAESEKHTGPVRALDVNPFQTNLVASGGNESEIYIWDMNNFGSPMAPGPKTQPLEDISCVSWNRQVQHILASASPSGRASVWDLRKNDLIIKVSDHSNRMHCSGLAWNPEVATQLVVASEDDRLPVIQMWDLRFATSPLKILENHTRGVLAIAWSLADPELLLSCGKDSRILCWNPNTGEVLYELPTSSQWCFDIQWCPRNPAVLSAAGFDGHIDIYSIMGGSNQAQSQRHADQISTSFGNMDPFGTGQTLPPLQLPQTTAPRATVTPLKKPPKWIRRPVGASFAFGGKLVSLENMKPNPQQPTAHVVHVSQVVTETAFLQRSEQLQATLSAGGFVDFCQEKIDAAANEFEKTLWSFLKANFESDVRSKYLELLGYNKEELALKISAALEEKPADPPQVEAPAPPAVLQPLPELSFVPPADTPEAAFDLIAAANPQPEATLDLDSTPEAAFDMIAAANLQPDAAPELDSTLDPETEEPAAADPEDAATNELEENVDLVLPEEEEIPLEEETVAPVEEEASPAETLAPVEQPTEAPEPELAPSPAPALVPSPSPALVPSPSPAPANAGGVSLSISQDVDGLITQALLTGDFEGAVELCLHDNRMADSIILAIAGGAELLEKTQKKYFTKTHSKITKLISAVVMKDWHDVLNTCELQNWKEALAAVMTYAQPEEFSSLCDVLGDRLEAAEDAQLQAQACLCYICAGNVEKLVSCWTRAQDGRCPLSLQDLVEKVVVLRRAVEQTQRSGPAAIGVLLAEKMSQYANLLASQGSLSTAITYLPDNTNQVAVQQLRERLRRALGQQPEAPAAPAQTQRARPHQPGPTQAAPRHPFTPIQPVMVPQPPAAAPAPVPAPAASAPAQPQYYQPVRAASTVTSWSNQTPTALPTVPPPLQDQQVEQSNPMYGMPPAGSAAAPQPSSTPAYMFSHQYQPYPQVSQYPPGAGGVSVYQPLQYSSSAAAPPPAEPPGFLSQYTQPVPSQPPPPVYPGQPPINQCLSSSAPPYFPTSSSSSSSSSFSAPPSSGASFQHGGPGSPVSYMPPPPPPAGGVSGTQLESDPGLIPASQRTGPQNGWNDPPALSRALKKKPVQQTYTPPAPITSPIMAPLGADPQAQPVPSGAPQAMIQGPHGAQVPYSGMQQQQQQQQFSPPPMNPAMPKTSMEGAPGAPTGDVIQPLQSIPAEKIMKKPIPDEHQVLKTTFEGLIQKCLAVATDPQTKRKLDDANKRLEALYDKLREQTLSPAIVGGLHNIARSIESRSYTEGLNIHTHIVSSSNFSETSAFMPVLKVVLTQANKLGV; translated from the exons acaaaCCTGGTTGCATCAGGTGGGAATGAGTCTGAAATCTATATCTGGGATATGAATAACTTCGGCTCTCCAATGGCACCAGGACCCAAAACACAG CCTCTGGAGGACATCAGCTGCGTGTCGTGGAACCGACAGGTCCAACACATCCTGGCCTCTGCCAGCCCGAGTGGCCGGGCCTCAGTGTGGGACCTCCGCAAGAACGACCTCATCATTAAAGTCAGCGACCACAGCAACAGA atgcatTGCTCGGGGCTGGCCTGGAACCCAGAAGTTGCCACTCAGCTGGTCGTGGCCTCGGAGGACGACCGGCTGCCGGTCATccagatgtgggacttacgtTTTGCTACCTCTCCTCTGAAGATTTTAGAGAATCACACACG GGGTGTCCTGGCCATCGCCTGGAGCTTGGCTGatcctgagctgctgctgagctgcggGAAGGACAGCAGGATCCTGTGCTGGAATCCAAACACAGGAGag GTGTTGTACGAGTTGCCCACCAGCAGTCAGTGGTGCTTTGACATCCAGTGGTGCCCCAGGAACCCCGCGGTGCTGTCGGCTGCAGGCTTCGACGGACACATTGATATCTACTCCATCATGGGAGGCAGCAACCAGGCGCAGAGCCAGAGACACGCCGACCAG ATCAGTACCTCGTTTGGGAACATGGATCCTTTTGGGACGGGGCAGACTTTGCCCCCGCTGCAGCTTCCCCAGACAACCGCCCCTCGAGCCACAGTCACCCCGCTGAAGAAGCCTCCGAAGTGGATCCGCCGACCCGTCGGAGCCTCGTTCGCT TTTGGTGGGAAGCTGGTATCTTTGGAGAACATGAAGCCGAACCCTCAGCAGCCCACTGCTCACGTCGTTCACGTCAGCCAGGTCGTTACAGAAACAGCCTTCCTGCAGCGCTCGGAGCAGCTGCAGGCGACTCTGAGCGCCGGAGGCTTCGTGGATTTCTGCCAGGAAAAGATCGACGCGGCTGCAAATGAGTTTGAAAAGACTCTGTGGTCCTTCCTGAAG gcTAATTTTGAAAGTGACGTTCGCAGCAAATACCTGGAACTTCTGGGGTACAACAAAGAGGAGCTAGCCTTAAAG aTTTCTGCAGCACTAGAGGAAAAACCTGCCGACCCTCCGCAG GTGGAGGCGCCTGCTCCTCCAGCCGTCCTGCAGCCTTTACCGGAGCTCAGCTTTGTGCCTCCTGCTGACACTCCTGAG GCAGCGTTCGACCTGATCGCTGCTGCAAACCCTCAACCAGAAGCCACACTGGACCTGGACTCCACTCCCGAGGCAGCGTTCGACATGATCGCTGCTGCAAACCTTCAGCCAGACGCTGCACCAGAGCTCGACTCCACTCTTGACCCAGAGACCGaagagccagcagcagcagatcctgAGGACGCAGCGACCAACGAACTGGAAGAAAATGTGGACTTAGTTCTccctgaggaagaggagatccCCTTGGAGGAG GAGACAGTGGCgccagtggaggaggaggccagtCCTGCTGAGACTTTGGCTCCAGTTGAGCAGCCCACCGAGgctccagaaccagaacttGCTCCATCTCCGGCTCCAGCTCTGGTTCCGTCTCCTTCCCCTGCTCTTGTTCCGTCTCCGTCTCCAGCTCCAGCTAACGCAGGAGGAGTCAGTCTCAGCATCAGTCAAG ATGTGGACGGGCTGATCACTCAGGCTCTGCTGACCGGAGACTTTGAGGGGGCCGTGGAGCTCTGTCTCCATGACAACCGGATGGCAGACAGCATCATCCTGGCCATCGCCGGAGGAGCCGAGCTCTTAGAGAAAACCCAGAAGAAGTAtttcaccaaaacacacagcaagatAACCAAG CTGATCAGCGCCGTGGTGATGAAGGACTGGCACGACGTCCTGAACACGTGCGAGCTGCAGAACTGGAAGGAGGCGCTGGCTGCCGTCATGACCTACGCTCAGCCCGAGGagttctcctccctctgtg ATGTCCTCGGGGACCGactggaggcagcagaggacGCCCAGCTGCAGGCTCAGGCCTGTCTGTGTTACATCTGTGCCGGAAATGTGGAGAAACTGGTGTCTTGCTGGACCAGAGCGCAGGACGGACGGTGTCCACTGTCTCTCCAG GACCTGGTGGAGAAGGTGGTGGTGCTGCGTCGGGCCGTGGAGCAGACTCAGCGCTCGGGTCCGGCTGCTATCGGCGTCCTGCTGGCTGAGAAGATGAGCCAGTACGCCAACCTGCTGGCCTCCCAGGGCAGCCTGTCCACCGCCATCACCTACCTGCCTGACAACACCAACCAG GTTGCCGTGCAGCAGCTCCGGGAGCGTCTCCGTCGGGCTCTGGGGCAGCAGCCGGAGGCTCCGGCAGCTCCGGCACAAACCCAGAGAGCTCGGCCTCATCAGCCCGGCCCGACTCAGGCTGCTCCCCGCCATCCGTTCACCCCGATCCAGCCCGTCATGGTGCCTCAGCCCCCCGCGGCAGCTCCAGCACCCGTTCCTGCACCGGCTGCCTCGGCGCCAGCTCAGCCGCAGTATTACCAGCCA GTGAGGGCTGCCTCCACTGTCACCTCCTGGAGTAACCAAACTCCCACAGCCCTCCCcactgtccctcctcctcttcaggaCCAGCAG gTGGAGCAGTCAAACCCGATGTACGGGATGCCTCCCGCCGGCTCAGCTGCTGCACCTCAACCCTCCTCCACTCCTGCTTACATGTTCTCCCATCAGTACCAGC CCTACCCCCAGGTCAGCCAGTACCCACCTGGAGCTGGTGGGGTGTCAGTCTATCAGCCTCTTCAGtactcctcctctgctgctgctcctcctcctgcggaGCCTCCTGGCTTCCTCTCTCAGTACACTCAGCCCGTCCCCTCTCAGCCGCCACCTCCGGTCTATCCCGGACAGCCTCCTATCAACCAGTgcctgtcctcctctgctcctccttactttccaacctcctcctcctcctcctcctcttcctccttctccgctCCGCCGTCCTCCGGAGCATCTTTCCAGCATGGCGGTCCAGGATCTCCTGTGTCGTAcatgcctcctcctcctcctccagcaggcGGAGTCTCAGGTACACAGCTTGAGTCCGACCCCGGGCTGATCCCCGCCTCCCAGAGAACAG gacCTCAGAACGGCTGGAACGACCCTCCGGCTCTGAGCAGAGCGCTGAAGAAGAAG CCGGTGCAACAGACCTACACCCCTCCTGCCCCCATCACCTCTCCCATCATGGCTCCACTGGGCGCCGACCCTCAGGCCCAGCCGGTGCCCTCGGGGGCCCCTCAGGCCATGATCCAGGGCCCACATGGTGCCCAGGTCCCTTACTCaggcatgcagcagcagcagcagcagcagcagttctcCCCTCCACCCATGAACCCTGCGATGCCCAAGACCAGCATGGAGGGAGCACCAGGAGCTCCGACAGGAGACGTTATACAG CCTCTGCAGTCGATCCCCGCTGAGAAGATCATGAAGAAGCCCATCCCCGACGAGCACCAGGTCCTGAAGACCACCTTCGAGGGGCTGATTCAGAAGTGCTTGGCTGTAGCTACCGACCCC caaACTAAGAGGAAGCTCGACGACGCCAACAAACGTCTGGAGGCGCTCTACGACAAACTCAGAGAGCAGACG CTCTCTCCCGCCATTGTCGGAGGTCTTCACAACATAGCCCGGAGTATAGAGTCCAGATCCTACACGGAGGGCCTCAACATCCACACCCACAtagtcagcagcagcaacttcaGCGAGACGTCAGCCTTCATGCCCGTTCTCAAGGTGGTGCTGACACAAGCCAACAAACTGGGAGTCTGA